The Leptospira saintgironsiae genome contains the following window.
GCATAAATCCTCCTTCTCCATGATCATTAGAAACAAAAATTTCATTTTCAGAAGCGACTGACAGATCATTAGGACTTGTAACCAAAGGATCTTGTAGAGTTTGGATATGTTTCCATTTTCCAGCCTTTGCTTTTGCGGAAGGTTTTTCCGTTCTTTCAAAAACTTCTATAGAATGTTCTTTGTATAAAGTGATATGAGAGATCACATATAGCCTGTACTTTCCATTTTGGTTTAAAAGACTCATCCCATGAGGTCTGAAATTTTTAGGATATTCTGTTTCCAGTAGTTTTGGTTCGAGTGTAGAAGAGTTCAGATCCAAAAAGTAGATCTTTCCTTCTTGGTCCTTGATCCTTCTTTCGTGGGAAGATACATACAGTAATCCTGCCTCTCTATCGATGGCTAAATCTTCCGGGCCGGGCATTCCTGAAATCTTGGAGCAGCCTTTTAATGGGATATCTTTGATATCTCCGGAACAATTACTGAAAAATAGGCCTAAAACGGCGAATACTAAGGGTAGAATGGAAACTCGCATGGGGTCCCAAGATCTGCCTTAAATCCGGCACTGGCAATCAGATTCAAGGCCCGAGTGGGAATTTTATTCTTGCAATTTTTGTGCAGTGCATAAAAATGGAGTTAAAAAGGAATAGCAAGGCATGGACAACCAAAAACTAAACGATATAATCAATGCCGGAATTGGGGCCGTCCAGACTTCGAAAGAGATTTTCGATAAACTTCTCCAGGACTTAAACGACGGAAAGGAGAAGGTGGAGCAGAGATTCGACGAATTAAAAGCACAGGGAGAAAAAGACCTGAGCGATAATGCGTTGAAATTCAAAGTTCCTCTGGCTTGGGGAATCGTTAAAATTGAAGAAATTCGTGAGAATATCTTAAAACAATTTTTAAAGAAATGATGGGCGGATTTTTCCCCTCGAATAGGAAACGATCATGTTTCGATTTTCAGAGGGAAAAAATTCAGCTCTAGGCCGCTTTTTACTCTTTCAACTCTCTTCTCTCTTTCTTTTCACTCCATTAAATTCCCAAAATTTTTCTCCAAAGACCATAACGACTAACTCAGAAGAATTGATCCTTGTGACTGAGGTAAGTTCAGGTAAACCCAGATCAGAAAAGGTTTATGGAAACGCTGATTTTCTAAAAAGGGAATATTCTCCTGCTTCTACCTTTAAAACATATTTGGTTTTGTCTTTATTAGAGAATAATATTATCGATCCAAAAGAAAAGATAGAATGTGCAGATAAACATATTCCTAATTCTCCTAGACTTTTGGATTTAAGAGACGCATTGTTTTATTCTTCGAATGATTATTTTGAAAAAGTTTTTCCAAAATTAGGAAAGGAAAAATTGGATCTTACCTTGCATAAGATCGGTTATTTAGAAAATTATAAATCGGATCTTAAAGTTCAAGATTGGTGGATCGATCTTACAGGTTTAAAGCATGGGGGAAGGATTAGATTAACTCCTAAGAGTGTACATTCTTCTTGGTCCAAAATTTTTGAAAATGGTTACGGATTACCTAAAGATCTTATAGAAGAATGGAAAAAGACTCTTTTCTGGTCTGAATGTCC
Protein-coding sequences here:
- a CDS encoding LIMLP_16025 family protein, producing MDNQKLNDIINAGIGAVQTSKEIFDKLLQDLNDGKEKVEQRFDELKAQGEKDLSDNALKFKVPLAWGIVKIEEIRENILKQFLKK
- a CDS encoding arylesterase yields the protein MRVSILPLVFAVLGLFFSNCSGDIKDIPLKGCSKISGMPGPEDLAIDREAGLLYVSSHERRIKDQEGKIYFLDLNSSTLEPKLLETEYPKNFRPHGMSLLNQNGKYRLYVISHITLYKEHSIEVFERTEKPSAKAKAGKWKHIQTLQDPLVTSPNDLSVASENEIFVSNDHGEGGFMLYLFHDLFRMKRSEIAYYDGKSWSSLGNSISLGNGILYVKRPDGKEVLYRSAFNEGTVLKFDIKRENGKIVLGEPKSILLGSGPDNLEIDEKGTIFTVTHPSVMKFLKHASNGEAHSPTKIFTISPDDSIREIFSNSGELISAGSTALSYKERVYIAQVFNDFILQCQL
- a CDS encoding penicillin-binding transpeptidase domain-containing protein produces the protein MFRFSEGKNSALGRFLLFQLSSLFLFTPLNSQNFSPKTITTNSEELILVTEVSSGKPRSEKVYGNADFLKREYSPASTFKTYLVLSLLENNIIDPKEKIECADKHIPNSPRLLDLRDALFYSSNDYFEKVFPKLGKEKLDLTLHKIGYLENYKSDLKVQDWWIDLTGLKHGGRIRLTPKSVHSSWSKIFENGYGLPKDLIEEWKKTLFWSECPEKSANVYGKTGSWEGSFWFQGALVKSENDYIIYTILNRNKSGSRTGTIIRFYELAGCKVPSLE